CGACGGCGGGATCGCACCCCGCGAGGCAAAGAGTCCGATCGCGTAAAACGCAAACCACGTTCCCGGCAGAAGCGAATACGCGCCGAGGTCGATGAGTGCAACGCTCAGCGCGCCGCCTAAGACGATGCTCGGGGAGATCGAGATTGCAGCGGTCCGGAAGCGGCTGCGCGCGCCCGGCGCGCGATGCTTGACCAGCCAGGCCGTCACCGCACCGTAGTTGAGCAGCAAGGCAACCGCGAGACACGAGAGCCAGATCAGCAGATACGCTTGGTGCTCTCCCAGCGTCCGCGGCATCGGCGCGATCACGCGCTGCACGAGCGCAGCGACGATCGCTACGACGCCGCTCGCCGCAGCGGCGGGGGCCGAGTACCCCTCGAAGCGCTGGAGTTGGGCAAGGCGATCGCGAACCTCCGCAAGATCCGAAAGCGCCTGCTGGAGTTCCATTATTTACTTTGTATCACAAAGTTTCGCATCGAGCAAGCCTCGGAGCCGGCTCTTCGGGCTCGCCGCGGCGCTCGCGATGGCCGCGTGCTCGACGCCTGCCTCGCCGCAACCGCCCGTTTCGTTCGGCGCGAGCCTGGGCGCGGCGCCCGGACGCATAGCCGCATCGCCCGATAGCGGATCCTCCTGGGAGGACGCCGCCGCCGCTGCTTCCGGCGCACTTCTCTATCTCTCGGACTTTCGCAACTACGACGTATACATCTACACGGTGCCTGCCTTAAAAATGGTCGGAAAGATCACGGGATTCTTTCAGCCGCAGGGCGAGTGCAGCGACAACAACGGCAACGTCTGGATTACGAATACCGGCGCGCAGCAGATCCTCGAATTTCGCCCTGGTTCGAAGCGTCCCGTCGCAATGCTCGACGACTCGACCGGGTACCCCGTCGGATGCGCGGTCGACCCGCGCAATGGCGATCTCGCGGTCACCAATCTTTTCGATCTCTACGGCCCGGGCGGAGTGCTCGTCTTCAAGAACGCGCGCGGTACGCCGCGGCCCTATCTCGACTCGAATCAGTTCTACTACTACTTCGCCGGGTACGACCGGCACGGCAACCTCTTCACCGACGGCCTGACGAAGGACAACGTCTTCACGCTCTCGCTGCTGCCTACCGGAGCGTCGCACATGTCGACGGTAACCGTCCGCGGCGCGACGCTCCACTTCCCGGGCACGATCATGCACAGCGGTTCGTCGCTTGTGATCGGCGATCAAGAGTGCGGCGGAAAAAAGACGTCGTGTCTTTACGAGGCTGCGATCTCCGGAAGGACCGCCGCGGTTACGAAGACGATCGAACTGCGCGGCTCGTGCGACATCGCGCAGACGGTGCTCGCAAACGGCCGGCTTTTCGGCGGCAATTACTGTCCGCAAGGCACGAGCGGCACCGACCGCTGGGCCTTCCCCGCCGGCGGGAAGCCCCTGGCGAGCGTTCCGGGCGTGCACGATCCGATCGGCGCGGCGATCGTCACCCGCTAAGCGGCGCTACGGTGAAAAGCTGAAGATCGCGCCTTCGCTGCCGGCGCCGCCGTAATCGGCCACTCCGTAGAGCTGACCCTCGAACGACTCGAGCGCCGCCGCCGGCTTCAACCCGTCCGGGCGGTCGCCGAAACTGTAGAGAAGGCTCTCGCTGCCGTCGCCGGCGATACTAAAAATCGTGCCCTTTTCGTTCGCTCCCCCCTCGCTCGTCGTTCCGTAGAGCACGCCGTCGAGAGCGGTAAGGCCGTCGAGCGGATTTGCGCCGTCGTGTACTGGTCGGCAACACGAGAAGCTGTGCAGTACGCGCTCGTTTCCCGAGCGCTCTATCCGAAAGACGGTGCCTTGCGAGGCCGAGCCCCCGCCGAGCGTCGTTCCGTAGAAGGTCCCATCGACGTCGAGCAGCCGCCCCGCCGGATAGGCGCCGTCGTGTGAGTCTGGCCCGTACCGAAAACGGTAGACGACCGATTCCGCACCAGTGCGTGGGTCGAGCCTGAAAACGGTGCCGCAGCCGAGCGAACAAAACGGCGTCCTCGTGCCGCCGTACTGCGTCGCGCCGTAGAGCGCGCCATCGACGTCGATGAGACCCGCGACGGGTTGGTCGCCATCGCCGCCGCTGTCTTTGAAAGCGTGCAGCACGTGCTCCAGCTTACCGCCGGCGCCGACTCGGAAAACGGTGCCGCAGCCGTTCGTGCACAGTGCGTTTCGCGCCCCGCCGAACTGCGTGGTGCCGTAGAGCTTATTCCCGAGTGCCAGGAGCCGGCCGTTTGGCGCGGCACCATCGGCCCCTCCGGCAAAGCGGTAGAGCGTCGTTGCGCCGCTTCCGGCGCGGCTCGCTTTGAAGATCGTCCCGCATCCGCCCGCGCAGTTTGCGTTTGCGCCGCCGAGGCTCGTCGTGCCGAATAATCCCCCGGCAACTGGCGTTAGCCCCGCGCTGGGAGCGGCACCGCCGTCACCGCCGGCAAAGCGATAGGTCACGCGCTCTTTCCCCGTCGCGTCGATCGAGTAGATCGTCCCGCAGCCGGAGGGGCAGCGCGAACCGCTCGCGCCGCCGAACTGTGTCGTCCCATAAAGTGCCGATCCGCTCGCCGTTAGATGCGAGGCGGGCGCTTTGCCGTCGTTGGCTTTCGCTCCGAAACTGTAGAGCTCGCGATACGTCGTGTCGTCGTCGGGAGGACCGCCGCCCAAGGGGTTCTGCAAGAAGTATTTCGGCGGCAAGGGCGCGGGAATCGTTTTAAACGTACGCGGCGCCTGCGAATAATCGAAGCAATCGGAGAGATCGTCGGCGCGTTCGTCGGTAGTGTGCAGCGACGGTAAGCCGAACGTTTCTTCGACGTACTTCAAAATGCTGCCGAACTCGTGCTGCCGATGCGAGACGTACCGGCTCTTGGCGTACGGCGAGATGACGATCAACGGTACGCGGAAGCTCAGTTCGTATGAGTTGTAGCGGGGAGGAGCCACGTGGTCGTACCAGCCGCCCCAGTCGTCCCAGGTCACGAAGATCGCCGTCGAACCCCAGTACGAACTCTTGCCGATCGCATTGACGATCGCCGCCACCCACGACGGGCCGGAGCCGTTGGTCGAGCGAGCGTGATCGGAGGCAAGGCCGGTCGGCGTAATCCAAACGACGTCGGCGAGCCTTCCGCCGGCGATGTGTTTGAGCACCTGTGCGGACGGCCTGACGACGTCGCGTGCGAATTCGCGGCTATCGCGGACGCGCACGATCGCATCGGGCGCATTCCATAACCCCGCGCCGGCACTCGCCTGATAGTAGCGCCAGGTCAGCGATTTCGCATCGATCAGATCCATCAGTGCGATCCGGCGGAAGCACGGATAGACGTACTGATGCTCCGCTCCTTTCGCGTCGATCAACGCAACGAGCGAACCCGCCGGCGAGTCGCACCCTCCGGTCGGCACGCCGGCGAGCGTAAAGGGATTATCGGCAGCGCGCAGCGAGGAGCCGCTGCCGACGCTCGAGGTCCCG
This is a stretch of genomic DNA from Candidatus Cybelea sp.. It encodes these proteins:
- a CDS encoding choice-of-anchor tandem repeat GloVer-containing protein, coding for MVIIVQENRTVDNLFNGLPGADTVHSGLNSKGLRIPLRPFGLTTPYDLGHTHGSFETEYDGGKLDGFDKVTGRCFNLNLCPAPQIRAYGYVPRKAAAPYFVMAEQYAFADRMFQTNEGPSFPAHQYIVSGTSSVGSGSSLRAADNPFTLAGVPTGGCDSPAGSLVALIDAKGAEHQYVYPCFRRIALMDLIDAKSLTWRYYQASAGAGLWNAPDAIVRVRDSREFARDVVRPSAQVLKHIAGGRLADVVWITPTGLASDHARSTNGSGPSWVAAIVNAIGKSSYWGSTAIFVTWDDWGGWYDHVAPPRYNSYELSFRVPLIVISPYAKSRYVSHRQHEFGSILKYVEETFGLPSLHTTDERADDLSDCFDYSQAPRTFKTIPAPLPPKYFLQNPLGGGPPDDDTTYRELYSFGAKANDGKAPASHLTASGSALYGTTQFGGASGSRCPSGCGTIYSIDATGKERVTYRFAGGDGGAAPSAGLTPVAGGLFGTTSLGGANANCAGGCGTIFKASRAGSGATTLYRFAGGADGAAPNGRLLALGNKLYGTTQFGGARNALCTNGCGTVFRVGAGGKLEHVLHAFKDSGGDGDQPVAGLIDVDGALYGATQYGGTRTPFCSLGCGTVFRLDPRTGAESVVYRFRYGPDSHDGAYPAGRLLDVDGTFYGTTLGGGSASQGTVFRIERSGNERVLHSFSCCRPVHDGANPLDGLTALDGVLYGTTSEGGANEKGTIFSIAGDGSESLLYSFGDRPDGLKPAAALESFEGQLYGVADYGGAGSEGAIFSFSP